The following coding sequences lie in one Lolium perenne isolate Kyuss_39 chromosome 2, Kyuss_2.0, whole genome shotgun sequence genomic window:
- the LOC139835811 gene encoding uncharacterized protein, whose amino-acid sequence MTEELWRECLTLWEAVESVQREARSPDHISWKGVESGRYTAKHTYGMLCQGSMRWSMHGPVWGSFSPMKCKMFAWLALRYRLWTSDRRARHGLQEHPDACFTCLHEEDNVDHILTLCPYARQVWCRVLHSASLQLADPGYTGNLQRWWTEARKRVRRSDRKRFDSMVICTAWTLWKQRNARAFGDTRRQKNVELMLQEIRDEFQLWEGAKRGRRVDVARE is encoded by the coding sequence ATGACGGAGGAGCTCTGGAGGGAATGTTTGACCCTCTGGGAGGCAGTTGAGTCGGTGCAGAGGGAGGCTAGAAGCCCGGACCACATATCCTGGAAGGGGGTGGAATCCGGAAGGTACACGGCGAAACATACCTACGGCATGCTCTGTCAGGGGAGTATGAGATGGAGCATGCATGGACCAGTGTGGGGCTCCTTCTCTCCCATGAAATGCAAGATGTTTGCATGGCTGGCCCTGAGGTACCGACTATGGACGTCTGATAGAAGGGCGAGGCATGGGCTCCAGGAGCATCCAGACGCTTGCTTCACATGTCTACATGAGGAGGACAATGTGGACCATATCCTAACCCTTTGTCCTTATGCGAGACAGGTGTGGTGCAGGGTACTTCATAGTGCGAGTCTGCAGCTGGCGGATCCAGGGTACACAGGCAATCTGCAGAGATGGTGGACGGAGGCCCGCAAGCGTGTGAGGAGGAGCGACAGGAAACGATTCGACTCCATGGTGATCTGCACGGCTTGGACGCTCTGGAAGCAACGCAACGCGAGGGCTTTCGGCGACACGAGGAGGCAGAAGAATGTGGAGCTAATGCTGCAGGAGATCAGAGACGAGTTCCAGCTTTGGGAGGGAGCTAAGAGAGGTAGGAGGGTAGATGTCgcgagagagtag